In one Pseudomonas sp. 31-12 genomic region, the following are encoded:
- the adk gene encoding adenylate kinase — MRVILLGAPGAGKGTQAKFITEKFGIPQISTGDMLRAAVKAGTELGLIAKSVMDSGGLVSDDLIINLVKERISQADCANGFLFDGFPRTIPQAEALVKAGVELDHVLEIDVKDEDIVQRIAGRRVHEASGRVYHIVYNPPKIAGKDDITGEELVQRKDDTEETVRHRLSVYHAQTEPLVKFYQELSVAQGKPKYSHVEGIGSVEAITGKVLEALN, encoded by the coding sequence ATGCGCGTCATTCTGCTGGGAGCTCCCGGGGCCGGTAAAGGTACTCAGGCAAAGTTCATCACCGAAAAGTTCGGCATCCCGCAAATCTCCACCGGCGACATGCTGCGTGCAGCGGTCAAGGCTGGCACCGAGCTGGGCCTGATCGCCAAGAGCGTCATGGACAGCGGTGGCCTGGTTTCCGATGACCTGATCATCAATCTGGTCAAGGAACGCATCAGCCAGGCCGATTGCGCCAACGGTTTCCTGTTCGACGGTTTCCCGCGCACCATTCCCCAGGCTGAAGCCCTGGTGAAAGCCGGCGTCGAGCTGGACCACGTATTGGAAATCGACGTTAAAGACGAAGACATCGTCCAGCGTATCGCTGGCCGTCGTGTTCACGAGGCCAGCGGCCGCGTGTACCACATCGTCTACAACCCGCCGAAAATTGCCGGTAAAGACGACATCACCGGTGAAGAGCTGGTACAGCGCAAAGACGACACCGAAGAAACCGTGCGTCATCGCCTGTCGGTCTACCACGCCCAGACCGAGCCTCTGGTGAAGTTTTACCAGGAGCTGTCCGTCGCTCAAGGCAAACCGAAGTACAGCCACGTCGAAGGTATTGGCTCGGTTGAAGCGATCACCGGCAAGGTGCTTGAAGCGCTGAACTGA
- the tsaB gene encoding tRNA (adenosine(37)-N6)-threonylcarbamoyltransferase complex dimerization subunit type 1 TsaB, translating to MSTLLALDTATEACSVALLHDGKVTSHYEVIPRLHAQKLLPMIQQLLADAGTTLQAVDAIAFGRGPGAFTGVRIAIGVVQGLAFALDRPVLPVSNLAVLAQRAYREHGVSQVAAAIDARMDEVYWGCYRETAGEMRLVGNEAVLAPEVAALPADASGEWFGAGTGWGYAERIAVNLSGQDAGMLPHAEDLLTLARFAWERGEAIVADEAQPVYLRDKVATPKAR from the coding sequence ATGAGCACCTTGCTGGCCCTGGACACCGCGACTGAAGCTTGCTCCGTTGCCTTGCTGCATGACGGCAAGGTCACGAGCCATTACGAGGTGATCCCGCGCCTGCATGCGCAGAAACTGTTGCCGATGATCCAGCAGTTGCTCGCCGATGCCGGGACCACCCTGCAAGCGGTCGATGCCATCGCATTCGGTCGCGGGCCGGGTGCATTCACCGGCGTGCGGATCGCCATTGGCGTGGTGCAAGGCCTGGCGTTTGCACTGGATCGCCCGGTGCTGCCGGTGTCCAACCTGGCGGTGCTGGCGCAGCGGGCGTATCGCGAACACGGCGTGAGCCAGGTTGCGGCCGCCATCGATGCGCGGATGGATGAAGTGTATTGGGGTTGCTACCGCGAAACGGCGGGCGAGATGCGCCTGGTCGGTAATGAAGCGGTGTTGGCGCCGGAAGTGGCGGCGTTACCGGCCGATGCCAGCGGTGAATGGTTCGGCGCTGGCACGGGTTGGGGATATGCCGAGCGCATCGCCGTCAACCTGAGCGGGCAGGACGCGGGCATGTTGCCCCATGCTGAAGACCTGCTGACGCTGGCGCGGTTTGCCTGGGAACGCGGCGAGGCGATTGTGGCGGATGAGGCTCAACCGGTGTATCTGCGCGACAAAGTGGCGACACCGAAAGCGCGTTAA
- a CDS encoding DUF72 domain-containing protein — protein MLLPYYLGCPSWSENAWRDYLYPPDAKSADFLNLYSQVFNAVEGNTTFYASPAASTVQRWAETMPEHFRFTAKFPGDISHGGDLREQLTAADTFLQLLSPLGERVSPLWLQLSKSFTPHRLPELAGFIDALERPLAVEVRHDEFFAKGDSERVLNRLLLDRGVERICLDPRALFSCTSTDPSVLHAQSKKPRVPPRPAAFTQFPQVRFIGHPQLEANDPFLEPWVEKIAVWIEEGRTPYIFLHTADNLLAAKLAQRFHAKLMLRLPGLPPLPELYREPAAEQLGLL, from the coding sequence ATGTTGCTGCCTTACTACCTCGGCTGCCCGTCCTGGAGTGAAAACGCCTGGCGCGATTATCTGTATCCGCCGGACGCCAAATCCGCCGACTTTCTGAATCTATATTCCCAAGTATTCAACGCCGTAGAAGGCAATACGACCTTCTACGCGAGCCCGGCTGCCAGCACGGTGCAGCGCTGGGCCGAGACCATGCCCGAACACTTTCGCTTCACCGCCAAGTTTCCCGGCGACATCAGCCACGGCGGTGACCTGCGCGAGCAACTGACCGCCGCCGACACCTTCCTGCAGTTGCTCAGCCCACTCGGTGAGCGGGTTTCGCCGCTGTGGCTGCAACTGTCCAAAAGCTTCACCCCGCACCGATTGCCCGAACTGGCCGGCTTCATCGATGCGCTTGAGCGACCGCTGGCGGTTGAAGTGCGGCATGACGAGTTCTTCGCCAAAGGTGATAGCGAGCGAGTGCTCAATCGTCTGCTGCTGGACCGTGGCGTCGAGCGCATTTGCCTTGATCCACGAGCGCTGTTCAGCTGCACGTCGACCGATCCATCGGTGCTTCACGCCCAATCGAAAAAGCCCAGGGTGCCGCCGCGTCCGGCAGCGTTTACCCAATTCCCGCAGGTGCGTTTCATCGGCCATCCACAGCTTGAGGCGAACGATCCGTTCCTGGAGCCCTGGGTCGAGAAAATCGCCGTGTGGATCGAAGAGGGCCGTACGCCCTACATCTTCCTGCACACCGCCGATAACCTGCTGGCCGCGAAACTGGCGCAACGTTTCCACGCAAAACTGATGCTGCGTTTGCCTGGCTTGCCGCCGTTGCCTGAGCTATACAGAGAGCCCGCCGCCGAGCAACTTGGCCTGCTCTGA
- a CDS encoding isocitrate lyase/phosphoenolpyruvate mutase family protein: MDAQTLRAQAFKALHEREGAFVIPNPWDAGSAKMLASLGFEALATTSAGYAFSNARPDGGLTLDDTLANVRAIVAATDLPVAVDLENGFADDPAECAQSILQAAAAGAVGGSIEDATGREDAPIYCFEHAVARIEAAVAAARSLPFPFMLTARAENFLHGNPDLADTIRRLQAFAEAGADVLYAPGLRSADDVLAVVRAVAPKPVNVLMSGGLKLTVGQLSEMGVIRISVGSALALAAYGEFFRAAEEIKTSGTFGFTSRSMPYAQANQLFKG; this comes from the coding sequence ATGGATGCGCAAACCCTTCGAGCCCAAGCGTTCAAAGCACTGCACGAACGCGAGGGCGCTTTTGTCATTCCCAATCCGTGGGACGCCGGCTCGGCGAAGATGCTCGCCAGCCTGGGGTTCGAGGCGCTGGCGACCACCAGTGCCGGTTATGCCTTTTCCAACGCGCGGCCCGATGGCGGGTTGACGCTGGACGATACGCTGGCGAACGTCCGGGCGATTGTCGCGGCAACCGACTTGCCGGTGGCGGTGGACCTGGAAAACGGTTTTGCGGACGATCCGGCCGAATGCGCGCAAAGCATTTTGCAGGCTGCGGCGGCCGGTGCTGTTGGTGGTTCGATCGAAGATGCCACCGGCCGTGAAGACGCGCCTATCTACTGCTTCGAACATGCCGTGGCGCGCATTGAAGCCGCCGTTGCAGCGGCACGCAGCTTGCCTTTCCCTTTTATGCTGACCGCCCGTGCCGAGAATTTCCTGCACGGCAATCCTGACCTGGCCGATACCATCCGCCGTTTGCAGGCATTCGCCGAGGCGGGCGCCGACGTCTTGTATGCGCCGGGTCTGCGCAGCGCTGACGACGTGTTGGCGGTGGTCCGCGCCGTAGCGCCGAAACCGGTCAACGTGTTGATGTCCGGCGGACTCAAATTGACGGTCGGGCAGTTGAGCGAGATGGGCGTCATACGCATCAGCGTCGGTTCCGCCCTGGCCTTGGCGGCCTACGGCGAGTTTTTCCGCGCGGCCGAAGAGATC